A single region of the Caballeronia insecticola genome encodes:
- a CDS encoding branched-chain amino acid ABC transporter permease, producing MKDMFRSRLIWAGIVLAVVAVTLPWWLTGYILGVLTVAYYFGVFAMSWDLLFGFAGEVNFGPTFLIGLGAYSAAILNAHAAAPIAICVMAGGLVALVGGLLLAVPALRLRGPYFGLVTLVAVLLLQNAIVIFAGITGGEIGMMVPDVLSVDASYNYWIALAFLIVCAIILFGLSRSAIGLILQASGQDTVGAQALGFNVVKHKLAAFCISAVFSGVAGAMLVFYQGTASVSTVVDIGIGVQIIIAAVLGGRRTILGAVLGSIFLIVAGEFLRPLGQINTFVVAAVALAVILFFPDGLLGNLLRVRERE from the coding sequence ATGAAAGACATGTTTCGTTCGCGTCTGATATGGGCAGGGATAGTGCTCGCGGTCGTCGCCGTGACCCTGCCGTGGTGGCTCACCGGATACATTCTCGGCGTGCTGACCGTCGCGTATTACTTCGGCGTGTTCGCGATGTCGTGGGACTTGCTGTTCGGCTTTGCCGGCGAGGTCAACTTCGGTCCGACATTTCTGATCGGACTCGGCGCCTATTCCGCCGCGATATTGAACGCGCATGCCGCCGCGCCGATCGCGATATGCGTGATGGCGGGCGGACTCGTCGCGCTTGTAGGCGGCTTGCTGCTCGCCGTGCCCGCACTGCGACTGCGCGGTCCGTATTTCGGCCTCGTCACGCTCGTGGCGGTGCTGCTTCTGCAGAACGCGATCGTTATTTTCGCGGGTATCACGGGCGGCGAGATCGGCATGATGGTGCCCGATGTCCTGTCCGTCGATGCGAGCTACAACTACTGGATCGCGCTCGCGTTCCTGATTGTCTGCGCGATCATTTTGTTCGGGCTGTCGCGCTCGGCTATCGGTCTCATTCTGCAGGCGAGCGGACAGGATACGGTCGGCGCGCAGGCGCTCGGCTTCAATGTGGTGAAGCATAAGCTCGCGGCGTTCTGCATCAGCGCGGTGTTTTCCGGCGTCGCGGGCGCGATGCTCGTGTTCTATCAGGGCACGGCATCGGTGAGCACGGTCGTCGATATCGGCATCGGCGTGCAGATCATTATCGCGGCGGTGCTGGGCGGACGGCGCACGATACTCGGCGCGGTGCTGGGGTCGATCTTTCTGATCGTCGCGGGCGAGTTTCTGCGTCCGCTCGGGCAAATCAATACCTTCGTGGTCGCGGCCGTGGCGCTCGCGGTCATTCTGTTCTTCCCCGATGGCTTGCTCGGCAACCTCCTGCGCGTCAGGGAGCGCGAATGA
- a CDS encoding LysR family transcriptional regulator, whose product MNNILRRLDLNLLVTLDVLLAEQNVTRAAERLYFSQPSVSVHLAKLRDIFGDPLLLPGPRGMRPTARAESLRAPLREALASLERAVAPEEAFDPATAEHTWRIAATDYTESTVLLPALSGLRAAAPRTRIAVLEINPPRLTKQAENGEVDLAFHITSPDDAHFHQQALFSESYVLVGRKDHPRLKRRPALAQFCALEHVIVSPDGGGFAGPTDAALAALGLKRRVVLSVPHFLFVRNVLATTDLVSIQPSRLAKDWPEMRVVAPPLDVPGYEMSMLWPERVHRDPAHRWLRETIAQAV is encoded by the coding sequence ATGAATAATATCTTGAGGCGGCTCGATCTGAACCTGCTCGTCACGCTCGATGTCCTGCTTGCCGAGCAGAACGTCACGCGCGCGGCCGAGCGTCTTTACTTCTCGCAACCGTCGGTGAGCGTGCATCTGGCCAAGCTGCGCGATATCTTCGGCGATCCGCTGCTGTTGCCGGGTCCGCGCGGCATGCGTCCCACAGCGCGCGCGGAAAGCCTGCGCGCGCCGTTGCGCGAGGCGCTGGCATCGCTCGAACGGGCGGTCGCGCCGGAAGAAGCCTTCGATCCTGCTACGGCCGAGCACACCTGGCGCATCGCCGCGACCGATTACACCGAATCGACGGTGCTGCTACCCGCGCTGAGCGGACTGCGCGCCGCGGCGCCGCGTACGCGTATCGCAGTGCTGGAGATCAATCCGCCGCGCCTGACGAAACAGGCCGAGAACGGCGAGGTCGATCTCGCGTTCCACATCACGTCACCTGACGACGCTCACTTCCATCAGCAGGCGCTCTTCAGCGAAAGCTATGTCCTTGTTGGACGGAAGGATCATCCGCGCCTGAAGCGCCGGCCGGCGCTCGCGCAGTTCTGTGCGCTCGAACATGTGATCGTGTCGCCGGATGGCGGCGGCTTTGCCGGCCCGACAGACGCCGCGCTTGCGGCCTTAGGACTGAAGCGACGCGTCGTGCTATCGGTGCCGCATTTCCTGTTCGTGCGCAATGTGCTCGCGACGACCGATCTCGTTTCGATACAACCGTCGAGGCTCGCGAAAGACTGGCCCGAGATGCGTGTCGTCGCGCCGCCGCTCGATGTGCCCGGCTACGAGATGTCGATGCTCTGGCCCGAGCGCGTGCATCGCGATCCGGCGCATCGGTGGTTGCGCGAGACCATCGCGCAAGCCGTTTGA
- a CDS encoding NAD(P)H-dependent oxidoreductase, translating to MNVLIVYAHPERRSLNGAINDFTVERLRANGHAVQVSDLYAMNWKALLDADDVRERRSDAPFHPSLDSKHAFENGLQSRDIEIEQDKLRWADALILQFPMWWFSMPAIMKGWVERVYAYGFGYGVGEHSDTHWGDRYGEGLMAGKRAMIVVTTGGWESHYSPRGINGPIDDLLFPIQHGVLFYPGFDVLPPFVVYHTSQMDATRLQTTYDALSKRLDRFWDDAPIAFRKQNHGDYAIPQLTLRAELAEGESGFAAHVE from the coding sequence ATGAATGTGTTGATCGTGTATGCACATCCCGAACGCCGCTCGCTGAACGGCGCCATCAATGACTTCACCGTCGAACGGCTGCGCGCCAACGGTCACGCGGTGCAAGTGTCCGACCTGTATGCGATGAACTGGAAAGCCCTGCTCGACGCCGACGATGTCCGCGAGCGCCGCAGCGATGCGCCGTTTCACCCGAGCCTCGATTCGAAGCACGCGTTCGAGAACGGTCTGCAAAGCCGCGATATCGAAATCGAACAGGACAAGCTGCGCTGGGCCGACGCGCTGATCCTGCAATTCCCGATGTGGTGGTTCTCGATGCCCGCGATCATGAAGGGCTGGGTCGAGCGCGTGTACGCATACGGCTTCGGCTACGGCGTGGGCGAGCACTCCGACACACATTGGGGCGACCGCTACGGCGAAGGTCTGATGGCGGGCAAGCGCGCGATGATCGTCGTCACGACGGGCGGCTGGGAGTCGCACTATAGTCCGCGCGGGATCAACGGACCGATCGACGATCTGCTGTTTCCGATCCAGCACGGCGTGCTCTTCTATCCGGGCTTCGACGTGTTGCCGCCCTTCGTCGTCTATCACACGAGCCAGATGGACGCCACGCGTCTGCAAACGACTTACGACGCACTCAGCAAGCGCCTCGACCGCTTCTGGGACGACGCGCCCATCGCGTTCCGCAAGCAGAATCACGGCGACTACGCGATTCCTCAGCTGACTTTGCGCGCCGAACTCGCGGAGGGCGAAAGCGGCTTCGCGGCGCACGTCGAGTAA
- a CDS encoding glutathione S-transferase family protein: MTIELHTWNTPNGRKISVALEEMQLPYVVKTVNITKGEQHAPGFLRISPNNRIPAIVDPDGPDGQPISVFESGAILLYLGEKTGKFLPASLRDRVPVLEWLMWQMGGFGPMPGQVHHFRMVEAESDRRYGLKRYSDETRRLYSVLDKRLAQVEYVAGELSVADFAILGWAWRHERHQVSLDDYPNVKRWYDALFARPGVQRGFDVKLDDQA, from the coding sequence ATGACCATCGAACTGCACACGTGGAACACGCCCAACGGACGCAAGATCAGCGTCGCGCTGGAGGAAATGCAACTGCCGTATGTGGTGAAGACGGTGAACATCACGAAGGGCGAGCAACATGCGCCCGGCTTCCTGCGTATCAGCCCCAACAATCGCATTCCGGCGATCGTCGATCCCGATGGTCCCGACGGCCAGCCGATCAGCGTGTTCGAATCCGGCGCGATTCTGCTTTACCTAGGCGAGAAAACCGGCAAGTTCCTGCCCGCAAGTCTGCGCGATCGCGTGCCGGTGCTCGAATGGCTGATGTGGCAGATGGGCGGCTTCGGCCCGATGCCGGGACAGGTGCATCACTTCCGCATGGTCGAAGCGGAAAGCGATCGCCGATACGGGCTCAAGCGCTATTCCGACGAAACGCGCCGCCTTTATAGCGTGCTCGACAAACGTCTTGCGCAAGTGGAATACGTGGCGGGTGAATTGTCCGTCGCCGATTTCGCGATTCTCGGCTGGGCGTGGCGGCATGAGCGCCATCAGGTATCGCTCGACGATTACCCGAACGTGAAGCGCTGGTATGACGCCTTGTTTGCGCGGCCCGGCGTGCAACGCGGCTTCGACGTGAAGCTGGACGACCAGGCCTGA
- a CDS encoding glutathione S-transferase family protein, translated as MLTIWGRANSVNVQKVLWCCEELGLAFERIDAGLQFGRNGEPDYLAMNPMGRVPTLVDGDFVLWESNSIIRYLAMQYGSGSTLYPADPKVRASADRWLDWVLSTLQPAERPVFWGYIRTSPAERDTAKLAAAASETEKLWRVVDAHLQGRDFLEGSTFTLADLVIAAYARRWFGIAELVRPALPELERWYAGVTQRAGFQRYVAPALS; from the coding sequence ATGCTGACGATCTGGGGCCGGGCCAACTCGGTCAACGTGCAGAAAGTGCTGTGGTGCTGCGAGGAACTGGGGCTTGCGTTCGAGCGCATCGACGCGGGCCTGCAATTCGGGCGCAACGGCGAGCCCGACTATCTCGCGATGAACCCGATGGGCCGCGTGCCCACACTGGTCGACGGCGACTTCGTGTTGTGGGAATCGAACTCGATCATCCGCTATCTGGCGATGCAATACGGCTCCGGCAGCACGCTCTATCCCGCCGATCCGAAGGTGCGCGCGAGCGCGGACCGGTGGCTCGACTGGGTGCTCTCCACGTTGCAGCCGGCCGAGCGTCCGGTTTTCTGGGGCTATATCCGCACGAGCCCCGCCGAACGCGACACCGCGAAACTCGCTGCCGCCGCGAGCGAAACGGAGAAGCTCTGGCGCGTGGTCGATGCCCATCTGCAAGGCCGCGACTTTCTCGAAGGCAGTACGTTCACGCTCGCCGATCTCGTCATCGCCGCGTATGCGCGACGCTGGTTCGGCATCGCCGAACTCGTGCGGCCCGCGCTGCCCGAACTGGAACGCTGGTACGCGGGCGTCACGCAGCGCGCGGGTTTTCAGCGCTACGTCGCGCCCGCGTTGAGCTAA
- a CDS encoding ATP-binding cassette domain-containing protein: MNESPLLSVRGLTKRFGGLVAVKDIGFDIRPGEILGLIGPNGSGKSTVMKLIMGIERPNAGSIKVDGVEMAGWLPHRIARAGVGIVFQHSRPLHRQTVLEHIKLALLPDSLLKLAADPHVNRRAREIAERVGLSKVMHRHPATLPFADLRRMEMAKAIARDPRVVLVDEPFAGLTAAESETFSELIRGFRAEGRAVLLVDHNVKSLAALADRVLAMYLGEYVAEGTAEEVMRNETVRRVYLGGKIEARERGTEVVSSKPSILEVEHVGVLYGKARALDDISMHVREGEFVSVVGLNGAGKTTLFNAISGLVPYEGTIRYGTRDLKGMSGAAIARAGIVQCPETRELFGDMTVRENLDLGGYHLPDKTRADQLKWLFELFPILESRQVQTARTLSGGEQQMLAIARALMMQPKLLILDEPTLGLAPVILEQLSKAMELLQKTTPITVLLGEQNVTFALPHADRVYVLEHARIVWEGSPSRFEKEMGRGFLEAVPSAPAQTAQARA, from the coding sequence ATGAACGAATCTCCTCTGCTCTCCGTGCGCGGTCTGACGAAACGCTTCGGCGGTCTCGTCGCGGTGAAGGACATCGGCTTCGATATCCGGCCCGGCGAGATTCTCGGCTTGATCGGTCCGAACGGCTCCGGCAAGTCGACGGTGATGAAGCTCATCATGGGCATCGAGCGGCCCAACGCGGGATCGATCAAGGTCGATGGCGTCGAGATGGCCGGCTGGCTTCCGCATCGTATTGCGCGCGCGGGCGTGGGTATCGTGTTTCAGCATTCGCGGCCGCTGCATCGACAGACCGTGCTCGAACACATCAAGCTCGCGCTGCTGCCGGATTCGCTCTTGAAGCTCGCCGCCGATCCGCATGTGAATCGGCGCGCACGCGAGATTGCGGAGCGTGTGGGGTTGAGCAAGGTGATGCATCGTCATCCGGCGACGCTGCCGTTCGCCGATCTGCGTCGCATGGAAATGGCGAAGGCGATTGCGCGCGATCCGCGTGTCGTGCTCGTCGATGAACCGTTCGCCGGTCTCACCGCAGCGGAATCGGAGACCTTCTCCGAGCTGATACGCGGCTTTCGTGCCGAGGGGCGCGCGGTGTTGCTCGTCGATCACAACGTGAAGAGCCTGGCGGCGCTCGCGGATCGCGTGCTCGCGATGTATCTCGGCGAGTACGTAGCCGAAGGCACCGCCGAAGAAGTGATGCGGAACGAGACCGTGCGGCGCGTTTATCTCGGCGGCAAGATCGAGGCGCGCGAGCGCGGCACGGAAGTGGTGAGCAGCAAGCCGTCGATACTGGAAGTCGAGCACGTCGGCGTGTTGTACGGCAAGGCGCGCGCGCTGGACGACATCAGCATGCATGTGCGCGAAGGCGAGTTCGTGTCGGTGGTCGGCCTGAACGGTGCGGGCAAGACGACGCTCTTCAACGCGATCTCCGGACTCGTGCCTTACGAGGGAACCATTCGCTACGGCACACGCGATCTGAAGGGCATGAGCGGCGCGGCCATCGCGCGTGCGGGCATCGTGCAGTGTCCGGAAACCCGCGAGCTTTTCGGGGATATGACGGTGCGCGAGAACCTCGATCTCGGCGGCTATCATCTGCCGGACAAGACGCGCGCGGATCAACTCAAGTGGCTCTTCGAACTGTTTCCGATTCTCGAATCGCGTCAGGTTCAGACGGCGCGCACGCTTTCAGGCGGCGAGCAGCAGATGCTTGCGATTGCGCGCGCCTTGATGATGCAGCCGAAGCTCTTGATACTCGACGAACCGACGCTCGGTCTCGCGCCTGTGATTCTCGAGCAACTGTCGAAGGCGATGGAACTGCTGCAAAAGACCACGCCCATCACGGTGCTGCTCGGCGAGCAGAACGTGACGTTCGCGCTGCCGCATGCCGATCGCGTGTATGTGCTGGAGCATGCGCGCATCGTGTGGGAAGGCAGCCCGTCGCGCTTCGAAAAAGAAATGGGACGCGGCTTTCTCGAAGCGGTGCCATCGGCGCCGGCGCAAACGGCGCAAGCAAGAGCGTGA
- a CDS encoding ABC transporter substrate-binding protein, producing MMSKIKTWRGMSAAVATGSAMAVVSVSPAAHAASEPIKIGVISEESAVAGASISKAAQLAAEEINAHGGVDGRQIQIIAYDDHSSASDGVRAFQRAASQDKVVAIIGSYISEVALAMEPWSARLKMPFITPGAASNEISKRVHDDYNNYKYTFHGWMTSAFIAQSICDFSHDVLVGEFKMKTTVVMSEDAAWTKPLDERYLECLPKAGLKVLDHIRFNPDTSDFTPIFNQIEAKHPDTITTGISHVGVQPTVQWHDQQVPIPMSGQSSQATTTSFWKDTNGATEGVITASAAAPGVAITPKTVPFIDAYQKRNAGVSPAYDGFTSYDLVYIIADAIHRNQGSTDPDKMVDALEKTDYVGTIGRWQFYGKNDQFTHALKYGEGYITGINLQWQNGKQVAIWPKSVANAKVRFPAFVKVQAAAN from the coding sequence ATGATGTCCAAGATCAAGACGTGGCGGGGAATGAGTGCCGCCGTTGCAACGGGTTCGGCGATGGCGGTAGTGAGTGTTTCGCCCGCAGCGCACGCGGCGTCGGAGCCGATCAAGATCGGCGTCATCAGCGAGGAGTCCGCGGTTGCGGGCGCCTCCATCAGCAAGGCCGCGCAACTCGCGGCGGAAGAGATCAACGCGCACGGCGGCGTCGACGGCAGGCAAATCCAGATCATCGCGTATGACGACCACTCGTCGGCCTCCGACGGCGTGCGCGCGTTCCAGCGCGCGGCGAGTCAGGACAAAGTAGTGGCGATCATCGGCAGCTATATCAGCGAAGTGGCGCTCGCCATGGAGCCCTGGTCAGCGCGCCTGAAGATGCCGTTCATTACGCCGGGCGCGGCCAGCAACGAGATTTCGAAGCGCGTTCACGACGACTACAACAACTACAAATACACGTTCCACGGCTGGATGACGTCTGCGTTCATCGCGCAGTCCATCTGCGATTTCTCGCATGACGTGCTCGTCGGCGAGTTCAAGATGAAGACGACCGTCGTGATGAGCGAAGACGCCGCGTGGACCAAGCCGCTCGACGAACGTTACCTCGAATGTCTGCCCAAAGCCGGGCTCAAGGTACTCGATCACATTCGCTTCAATCCGGATACGTCGGACTTCACGCCGATCTTCAATCAGATCGAGGCGAAGCATCCGGACACCATCACGACCGGCATCAGTCACGTCGGCGTGCAGCCCACGGTGCAATGGCACGATCAGCAAGTGCCCATTCCGATGAGCGGTCAGAGTTCGCAAGCCACGACAACGAGCTTCTGGAAAGACACGAATGGCGCAACCGAAGGCGTCATCACGGCATCCGCCGCGGCGCCCGGTGTCGCGATCACGCCGAAGACCGTGCCCTTCATCGATGCCTACCAGAAGCGCAATGCCGGCGTTTCGCCCGCGTATGACGGCTTCACGAGTTACGACCTGGTGTACATCATCGCGGATGCGATTCATCGCAATCAGGGCTCGACCGATCCCGACAAGATGGTCGATGCACTCGAGAAGACCGACTACGTCGGCACGATCGGACGCTGGCAGTTCTACGGCAAGAACGATCAGTTCACGCATGCGCTGAAGTACGGCGAAGGCTATATCACCGGCATCAATTTGCAATGGCAGAACGGCAAGCAAGTGGCGATCTGGCCGAAGTCCGTCGCCAATGCGAAGGTCAGGTTCCCGGCCTTCGTGAAGGTGCAGGCGGCGGCGAACTAG
- a CDS encoding branched-chain amino acid ABC transporter permease, giving the protein MLPLQILIDGFAISSLYALGAIGFTLIFGVSGVLNLAHGGVMLIAAMLGWALAGEGGLGTYIGTPLGVLCGMVAAFVTYFMVVRPIQRSTAIPREEKEIFVLTGTLLWGIMIQQGMAYLFSDNPITMRPLIPGVASVAGVRVPYNEIMIAVVCWIVIGLLWLFVNRTKAGKALLAASMNPRGLTLLGFELSRIYLLAWTLYGVLAGIAGVLLASFLGVSTNNTGQLTASAFSIVVLGGLGSVSGSLMAAYVVGYLETVTAYLIAPTLRPLPALLLLVLVVYVRPQGFLGRR; this is encoded by the coding sequence ATGTTGCCATTGCAGATTCTTATCGACGGGTTCGCGATCAGCTCGCTCTATGCGCTCGGCGCGATCGGCTTCACGCTGATCTTCGGCGTGTCGGGCGTGCTGAATCTCGCGCATGGCGGCGTGATGCTGATTGCCGCGATGCTCGGCTGGGCGCTCGCAGGCGAGGGCGGTCTCGGCACGTATATCGGCACGCCGCTCGGCGTGCTGTGCGGCATGGTCGCCGCGTTCGTCACGTACTTCATGGTGGTGCGGCCCATTCAGCGTTCCACCGCGATTCCGCGTGAAGAGAAGGAGATCTTCGTGCTCACCGGCACGCTGCTGTGGGGCATCATGATCCAGCAGGGCATGGCCTATCTGTTCTCCGACAATCCCATCACAATGCGCCCGCTCATTCCCGGCGTCGCGAGCGTGGCGGGCGTGCGCGTGCCTTATAACGAGATCATGATCGCTGTCGTGTGCTGGATCGTGATCGGCTTGTTGTGGCTCTTCGTGAACCGCACGAAAGCGGGCAAGGCGTTGCTCGCGGCATCGATGAATCCGCGCGGTCTCACGTTGCTCGGCTTCGAACTCTCGCGCATCTATTTGCTTGCGTGGACGCTCTATGGCGTGCTGGCGGGCATCGCGGGCGTGCTGCTCGCGTCGTTTCTCGGCGTGAGCACGAACAACACGGGACAGCTCACGGCAAGCGCGTTTTCCATCGTCGTATTGGGCGGGCTCGGCAGTGTTTCAGGCTCGTTGATGGCGGCGTATGTCGTGGGTTATCTGGAGACCGTGACCGCTTATTTGATCGCGCCGACGTTGCGGCCATTGCCCGCGCTGCTGCTGCTCGTGCTCGTGGTGTATGTGCGGCCGCAAGGCTTTCTCGGACGGCGCTGA
- a CDS encoding glycoside hydrolase family 75 protein: MSKIVSILAASLMASLVHAEECADIAQRVAQLDFSKAADVRANDHATFTDLYKECDTHNTFGGKALPTFKGRPLKCSTDPNRVASVVQFADKTVAFKAKAAVDADGSPAACGPQKSATDQCQTWFTYGAGSTRHFIDAEQVPFVVVPLDAPSGSISFMKSTGIGKGDLAVVIRGNQCAFGVVGDAGPYFRLGEASVAAHAELGNPQCAGSERPCTRLRGGGGGVGIGSNVTYIVFPHSRPASLTAENIVQVTTAGAKERLEQFLGGNGAASQ, from the coding sequence ATGTCGAAGATCGTTTCGATTCTCGCTGCGTCGCTGATGGCGTCGCTCGTTCACGCGGAAGAGTGCGCCGATATCGCGCAACGCGTCGCGCAACTCGACTTCTCGAAGGCCGCCGATGTTCGCGCGAACGATCACGCGACGTTCACGGACCTCTACAAGGAGTGCGATACGCACAACACGTTCGGCGGCAAGGCATTGCCCACGTTCAAGGGACGTCCGCTGAAATGCTCCACCGATCCGAATCGCGTGGCGTCCGTGGTTCAGTTCGCCGACAAGACGGTTGCGTTCAAGGCCAAAGCCGCCGTCGATGCAGACGGATCGCCCGCCGCGTGCGGCCCACAAAAGAGCGCGACGGATCAGTGCCAGACGTGGTTCACGTATGGCGCGGGCAGTACGCGCCATTTCATCGATGCGGAGCAGGTTCCGTTCGTGGTGGTGCCGCTGGATGCGCCGTCCGGCTCGATCTCGTTCATGAAATCGACGGGCATCGGCAAAGGCGATCTCGCCGTGGTGATTCGCGGCAATCAGTGTGCGTTCGGCGTGGTCGGCGATGCAGGCCCGTACTTCAGGCTCGGCGAGGCATCGGTTGCCGCGCATGCGGAGCTGGGCAATCCGCAATGCGCCGGGTCCGAGCGTCCGTGTACGCGTCTGCGTGGCGGAGGCGGCGGTGTGGGCATTGGTTCTAACGTCACCTACATCGTCTTTCCGCATTCGCGTCCGGCATCGTTGACGGCGGAGAACATCGTGCAAGTGACAACCGCGGGCGCTAAGGAAAGGCTTGAGCAATTTCTTGGCGGTAATGGCGCGGCTTCGCAATGA
- a CDS encoding acyl-CoA synthetase, which produces MTTPGIYDEGLPKTAANFAVMTPLTFIERAASVYPNRPAVVHGDVRRTWSETYARTRRLASALAARGIGVGDTVAVMLPNTPEMVEAHFGVPMTGAVLNALNTRLDAATLAFMLTHGEAKAVLVDREFSDVMRRALESVPQKLLVIDVDDSQYAGAGERIGEIEYEALLASGDPAYEWTPPSDEWNAICLNYTSGTTGNPKGVVYHHRGAYTNAVSNILEWDMPAHAVYLWTLPMFHCNGWCFPWTIAARAGVNVCLRRIDAKTVFDLIRNEGVTHYCGAPIVQNMLVNAPDELKAGIAQKVNAMVAGAAPPAAMIEGMERMGFQLTHVYGLTEVYGPATVCAHQAEWSELDIGERARLNARQGVRYHLQDAVTVRDPDTMQLVPPDGETIGEIMFRGNIAMKGYLKNAAATEEAFRGGWFHTGDLAVAYPDGYVRIKDRSKDIIISGGENISSIEVEDVLYRHPAVLAVAVVAKPDARWGETPCAFVELKTGVHVSGEELIAHCKQHLAGFKVPRAIEFCELPKTSTGKIQKFELRKRAGSVTAIDV; this is translated from the coding sequence ATGACGACGCCAGGCATCTACGACGAAGGACTTCCCAAAACCGCCGCCAACTTCGCGGTAATGACGCCGCTCACCTTCATCGAGCGCGCGGCGTCGGTGTATCCGAATCGGCCCGCCGTCGTGCATGGCGATGTGCGCCGCACCTGGAGCGAGACGTACGCGCGCACGCGACGGCTCGCCTCGGCGCTCGCGGCGCGCGGCATCGGCGTGGGTGACACCGTCGCGGTCATGTTGCCGAACACGCCCGAAATGGTCGAAGCGCATTTCGGCGTGCCGATGACGGGCGCCGTGCTCAACGCGCTCAACACGCGCCTCGACGCCGCCACGCTCGCGTTCATGCTCACGCACGGCGAGGCGAAGGCCGTGCTGGTCGATCGCGAATTCTCGGACGTCATGCGCCGCGCGCTGGAGAGCGTGCCGCAGAAGCTGCTCGTGATCGATGTGGACGATTCGCAGTACGCCGGCGCGGGCGAACGCATCGGCGAGATCGAATACGAGGCGCTGCTCGCGAGCGGCGATCCCGCCTACGAATGGACGCCGCCATCGGACGAATGGAACGCCATCTGCCTGAACTACACGTCCGGGACAACGGGCAATCCGAAGGGCGTCGTCTATCACCATCGCGGTGCGTATACGAATGCCGTGAGCAACATCCTCGAATGGGACATGCCGGCGCATGCCGTGTATCTGTGGACGCTGCCGATGTTCCATTGCAACGGCTGGTGCTTTCCATGGACGATTGCGGCGCGTGCGGGCGTGAACGTGTGCCTGCGCCGCATCGATGCGAAGACCGTCTTCGATCTGATTCGCAACGAAGGCGTCACGCACTATTGCGGCGCGCCGATCGTGCAGAACATGCTCGTCAACGCGCCCGATGAGTTGAAGGCCGGCATCGCTCAGAAAGTGAACGCGATGGTTGCGGGCGCCGCGCCGCCCGCCGCCATGATCGAAGGCATGGAGCGCATGGGCTTTCAACTGACGCACGTGTACGGTCTGACCGAAGTCTACGGCCCCGCCACCGTCTGCGCGCATCAGGCGGAATGGAGCGAACTCGATATCGGCGAACGCGCGCGGCTCAATGCGCGTCAGGGCGTGCGCTATCACTTGCAGGACGCGGTCACGGTGCGCGATCCCGACACGATGCAGCTCGTGCCGCCCGATGGCGAAACCATCGGCGAGATCATGTTTCGCGGCAACATCGCGATGAAAGGTTATCTGAAGAACGCGGCCGCAACCGAAGAAGCCTTTCGCGGCGGCTGGTTCCATACGGGCGATCTGGCCGTCGCGTATCCGGACGGCTATGTGCGCATCAAGGATCGCAGCAAGGACATCATCATCTCGGGCGGCGAGAACATATCCAGCATCGAAGTCGAGGACGTGCTGTACCGCCATCCCGCCGTGCTCGCGGTGGCTGTCGTCGCGAAGCCGGATGCGCGCTGGGGCGAAACGCCTTGCGCGTTCGTCGAACTGAAGACGGGCGTGCATGTCAGCGGCGAAGAGTTGATCGCGCATTGCAAGCAGCATCTCGCGGGCTTCAAGGTGCCGCGCGCCATCGAGTTTTGCGAGTTGCCGAAAACATCCACCGGCAAGATTCAGAAGTTCGAGTTGCGCAAGCGCGCGGGCTCGGTCACGGCCATCGACGTTTGA